The following proteins come from a genomic window of Bactrocera tryoni isolate S06 chromosome 1, CSIRO_BtryS06_freeze2, whole genome shotgun sequence:
- the LOC120773768 gene encoding uncharacterized protein LOC120773768 isoform X1 translates to MKTRLVSLTYRGSASVDPRYSAAMLPWTINDIRSTESYSKLSVGIENGVLESYNSDFELQFSHPLKHIVGMCRIVHKQSNTKSAGNGFLQLKAFTSSGSAGSNANGLKSNGTGGALTTSTSYGSLSSSAALREREREREREQAALAAANGVDGGANEPVNGGNANNFMEFLGPITGLVYLMKDPRDPLLHIYLFECEAVEEMAELMHQMRDPAHTLGGSVGSIPQTFVANGSSNDLSMQRALTGNGIHATPATNLKLSEAVRNAQHDASPNIISSKMKSSKSYTHGLSNSAGTVHIPTSTSAQSNLSLLADISPNHTHFFEVMYVGKIRVSHKRVPFSFIDDALPKFKAYDAQRTRLMQLTATATASAATTAAASNRKLSLNVESSNVNAHANSSTVTFDLKAISLKESDAEESAAEMVEGASAETEAETSTETETEAEQQDAMPRKSMRESIAEEGVTQIVGDEQNTSNKSNKLPKRLLRGISQTELPVKKDATTEEEKVAGPRADVSLAPNVIINKHPSPPRQAQEEEASKQQAKQQEKTTTTTTASDESQQQMLKIPQQPTYATLDTIPKQRDRSASYGCIPPFVEQNRTMVFLVGRSDLRLISPDRKQVLLYKDFKDVASCAQGQKNPDHFGIICREVHNDGYIGYVFKCQSDHVCDDIVAAISQAFVTCAEQKKKEATQIFSCEHCPMLWYHKLCSDVEGLSEKKTQAMIFRRIESLTDDEQDMIWAKYYGSEKTSSPLSEQNQFLMMLLRAHCESRQQRHVHDTAENRSEFLNQYLGGSTIFMKAKRSLTNSFDHLLKRKASKDDIGIAHDLRDHQIREKSAEPHPVSRSGNETPPEGFRSRSNTIGSASPSKPNAEHLKSPMMDIFIKVGNSPKESEAHKASWRHAILNSVVTPSKGMDGDAQNEFMSPMRITKRIRGKRSREELRDLWKTAIRQTILLNRMETENAMLQARQNENELKRIKLDYEEIVPCDKQLIERWEQIIERDSMKIANKKDPKVLAQAIKCGVPRSKRGDVWTFLADQHSMNTAPVDTKKFPNFNTPYHTLLKNLTEHQHAIFIDLGRTFPNHKFYKDPLGVGQLSLFNLLKAYSILDPELGYCQGLGFICGILLLHCDEADAFQLLKHLMFRRQMRTKYLPDMKKFQLQLYQLSRLVKDHLPELYIWLDQNDVSPTLYAAPWILTVFSSQFPLGFVARVFDLLFLESSEVIFKFAIALLTVHKDELLARDNFEEIMDYLKTVVPKMEAHTMEKIMKLVFTLDVSKQLTEYNVEYNVLQEEISTANHHLEMLNREKTRNMHLEQQLQFAQSSIAQLEKTRSSQQTQITSLQTQVQSLELTIQTLGHFVTQLAEQNVELELPGDVRRILQQLDDLERQRRRPHFTERKIGKSVSVNSHLGFPLKVLEELNEREEHGSPQKKKEKTPFFEHTYEQLRQQRYAQQQQNAQTSPTTQQPRKLLNSASNSLDDNQYQTQTQQQRPNRLLDSADIQTKPTELKLPDQSEQPFDSANIRSPLEVDSGVGTPLSPPSTSSNSSSSGLSTGSSSGGSLFSRMGYRNTPTALSPLSSRQTLYGAGSVPATTTPGGKVVPAVAIIAPAEQSQTGAEMHPLSMVGEVNVRFNGTTQLKSIRPVHHMRPMATVAAGVAAAAATALQEQPSKTASEISSSNEAINTDAANGRS, encoded by the exons CTATCCGTTGGCATCGAAAATGGTGTGCTCGAGTCATATAATTCCGATTTCGAATTACAATTCAGTCATCCGCTCAAGCATATTGTCGGCATGTGCCGCATCGTACACAAGcagagcaacacgaaaagcgcCGGCAACGGTTTCCTCCAGTTGAAAGCCTTCACCAGCAGCGGCAGCGCAGGTAGTAATGCGAATGGTTTGAAATCGAACGGCACAGGTGGTGCCTTAACCACCTCCACTTCGTATGGTTCGCTGTCCTCGAGCGCAGCACTGCGCGAACGGGAGCGCGAGCGTGAACGTGAACAGGCGGCATTGGCCGCTGCAAATGGCGTGGATGGTGGTGCTAATGAGCCAGTTAATGGCGGAAATGCGAATAATTTCATGGAATTTCTCGGTCCCATCACAGGCCTCGTGTACTTGATGAAGGATCCGCGTGACCCGTTATTGCATATTTATCTATTCGAATGTGAAGCGGTTGAGGAG ATGGCCGAGCTCATGCATCAAATGCGTGATCCTGCGCACACACTTGGCGGCTCTGTGGGCAGCATACCGCAGACCTTTGTCGCCAACGGCTCCAGCAATGACTTGTCCATGCAACGCGCACTCACCGGCAACGGCATACACGCCACACCGGCCACCAATCTCAAGCTCAGCGAAGCCGTACGCAATGCTCAACACGATGCTAGTCCCAATATTATTTCGTCTAAGATGAAATCGTCTAAATCGTATACGCATGGCTTGAGCAACTCAGCGGGCACC GTGCACATTCCGACATCTACCTCCGCGCAGAGTAATCTGTCATTGCTCGCCGATATCTCACCCAATCACACACACTTCTTCGAAGTCATGTATGTGGGCAAAATACGCGTCTCACACAAGCGCGTGCCCTTCTCATTCATCGATGACGCCCTGCCCAAGTTCAAGGCGTACGACGCGCAACGTACACGTCTCATGCAGTTGACCGCCACCGCCACGGCCAGCGCTGCAACAACGGCAGCAGCGTCTAATCGCAAACTCTCCTTGAATGTTGAGTCCAGCAATGTCAATGCGCACGCCAATAGTAGTACCGTAACGTTCGATCTGAAAGCCATTTCGCTCAAAGAGAGTGATGCTGAAGAGTCAGCGGCAGAAATGGTTGAGGGCGCGAGCGCAGAAACAGAAGCCGAAACATCGACGGAGACAGAAACGGAAGCTGAGCAGCAGGATGCGATGCCACGCAAGTCGATGAGAGAAAGCATTGCAGAGGAAGGCGTTACACAAATCGTTGGGGATGAGCAGAACACATCAAATAAATCGAATAAATTACCAAAGCGATTATTGCGCGGCATTAGTCAGACTGAACTTCCTGTGAAAAAAGA TGCAACcacagaagaagaaaaagtagCAGGTCCAAGGGCAGATGTGTCACTTGCACCGAATGTTATAATCAACAAACATCCATCACCGCCACGTCAAGCGCAGGAGGAGGAGGCTTCCAAACAGCAAGCgaagcaacaagaaaaaacgaccacaacaacaacagcatctgATGAAAGTCAACAGCAAATGCTCAAGATACCACAACAACCAACCTACGCAACGCTCGACAC CATACCCAAGCAACGCGATCGCTCCGCCTCGTACGGTTGTATTCCTCCATTTGTAGAGCAGAATCGTACCATGGTCTTTCTGGTGGGCCGGTCTGATTTGCGGCTCATCTCGCCAGATCGCAAGCAAGTGTTGCTATACAAGGACTTCAAGGATGTGGCCAGCTGCGCGCAGGGACAAAAGAATCCCGATCATTTCGGCATCATCTGTCGTGAGGTGCATAATGATGGCTACATAGGTTATGTCTTTAAATGTCAGTCGGATCATGTGTGCGACGATATAGTGGCGGCCATTTCGCAAGCTTTCGTCACTTGCGCAGAACAAAAGAAAAAGGAAGCCACACAGATCTTCTCGTGTGAACACTGTCCCATGTTGTGGTATCACAAACTCTGTAGCGACGTTGAAGGTTTGAGTGAGAAGAAAACACAAGCGATGATATTCCGTCGCATAGAGTCGCTTACCGACGATGAGCAGGACATGATTTGGGCCAAGTACTATGGTTCGGAGAAGACCAGCTCACCGCTGTCGGAGCAAAATCAATTCTTGATGATGCTCTTACGTGCGCATTGTGAGTCACGTCAGCAAAGGCATGTGCACGACACTGCTGAGAATCGTTCAGAGTTCTTGAATCAATACTTGGGTGGTAGTACGATTTTCATGAAAGCCAAACGTTCGCTCACCAATTCATTTGATCATCTGTTGAAACGTAAAGCATCCAAGGATGACATTGGCATAGCGCATGATTTGCGCGATCATCAGATACGTGAGAAATCGGCCGAGCCGCATCCGGTTAGTCGTAGTGGCAATGAGACACCACCGGAGGGTTTCCGCTCCCGTTCGAACACGATTGGTAGCGCAAGTCCGAGCAAACCCAATGCAGAGCACTTGAAGAGTCCCATGATGGATAT TTTCATTAAAGTTGGCAACAGTCCCAAGGAATCTGAAGCACATAAAGCTTCATGGCGTCACGCCATTTTAAACAGCGTGGTAACACCATCAAAGGGTATGGATGGCGATGCGCAGAATGAATTTATGTCACCAATGAGAATTACAA AACGCATACGCGGCAAACGGTCGCGTGAGGAGCTTCGCGATCTCTGGAAGACCGCCATACGTCAGACCATACTGTTGAATCGCATGGAAACCGAGAATGCTATGTTACAGGCTCGtcaaaatgaaaatgagctCAAACGCATCAAACTCGACTATGAAGAAATCGTGCCATGCGACAAACAGCTGATCGAGCGTTGGGAGCAGATCATTGAACGTGACTCCATGAAAATCGCCAATAAGAAGGATCCCAAAGTGCTAGCACAAGCCATTAAATGTGGTGTGCCACGTTCGAAACGTGGTGATGTTTGGACCTTCCTCGCCGATCAGCATTCCATGAATACAGCACCAGTGGATACAAAGAAATTCCCCAATTTCAATACGCCCTATCATACTTTGCTGAAAAATCTCACCGAACATCAGCATGCCATCTTTATTGATCTGGGACGCACCTTCCCTAATCATAAATTCTACAAAGATCCATTAGGTGTAGGACAATTGTCGCTGTTCAATTTGCTGAAAGCCTACTCCATACTCGATCCAGAGCTGGGCTACTGTCAAGGTTTGGGTTTCATATGCggcatattgttgttgcat tgCGATGAGGCGGACGCTTTTCAATTGCTCAAACATCTCATGTTTCGTCGTCAGATGCGCACGAAATATTTGCCGGATATGAAGAAATTCCAGTTGCAGTTGTATCAACTATCACGACTCGTCAAAGATCACTTGCCTGAATTATACATTTGGCTCGATCAGAATGACGTGTCGCCCACTCTGTATGCCGCACCCTGGATTCTAACTGTATTCAGCTCACAATTTCCGCTGGGTTTCGTGGCACGCGTTTTCGATTTGCTTTTCCTCGAGTCATCGGAGGTGATTTTCAAATTCGCCATCGCTCTGCTGACGGTGCACAAGGACGAGTTGCTGGCCCGCGACAACTTTGAGGAAATTATGGATTATCTAAAAACGGTTGTGCCGAAAATGGAAGCTCACACAATggagaaaataatgaaattg GTATTCACTTTGGACGTCAGCAAGCAGCTGACCGAATATAATGTGGAATACAATGTATTACAAGAAGAGATCTCAACAGCAAATCACCACTTGGAGATGTTGAACAGAGAGAAAACACGTAATATGCATCTCGAACAGCAACTACAG TTTGCTCAATCGTCGATCGCCCAGTTGGAGAAGACACGCTCCTCTCAGCAAACGCAAATCACCTCGCTGCAAACACAAGTACAATCGCTGGAGTTGACCATACAAACGCTGGGTCACTTTGTCACTCAATTGGCCGAACAAAATGTCGAGCTCGAATTGCCCGGTGATGTGCGACGCATACTGCAACAGCTGGACGATTTGGAGCGTCAGCGGCGCCGACCACACTTCACTGAACGCAAAATTGGCAAATCCGTGTCGGTCAATAGTCATTTGGGGTTTCCACTAAAAGTGTTAGAAGAGTTGAACGAAAGAGAAGAACATGGTTCGCCACAAAAGAAGAAGGAGAAGACACCTTTTTTTGAGCACACCTACGAACAATTGCGACAACAACGCTatgcacaacagcaacaaaacgcTCAAACTTCACCAACAACACAACAGCCACGAAAGTTATTAAATAGCGCCAGCAATTCGCTGGACGACAACCAATACCAAACACAAACGCAACAGCAACGGCCAAATCGCCTACTTGACTCAGCAGACATACAAACGAAGCCCACAGAACTCAAGTTGCCCGATCAGTCGGAGCAGCCATTCGATAGCGCCAACATTCGCAGCCCACTTGAGGTGGACAGCGGCGTGGGCACACCACTTAGCCCGCCCAGCACGAGCAGCAACAGTAGTAGCAGCGGCCTCAGTACAGGCTCCAGCAGTGGTGGCAGTCTCTTCAGTCGTATGGGTTACAGAAATACACCAACGGCACTGTCACCGTTAAGTAGTCGGCAGACTTTGTATGGCGCCGGCAGTGTgccggcaacaacaacacctgGTGGCAAAGTCGTGCCAGCTGTCGCGATTATTGCACCCGCCGAGCAATCACAAACCGGTGCAGAAATGCATCCGCTAAGTATGGTTGGTGAGGTGAATGTGCGTTTTAACGGTACCACACAGCTCAAATCGATACGACCCGTACATCATATGCGTCCGATGGCCACTGTGGCAGCGGGTGTCGCGGCAGCGGCTGCAACGGCGCTGCAAGAGCAACCGTCAAAGACGGCCAGCGAGATCAGCAGCAGCAATGAGGCAATAAATACTGATGCGGCTAATGGTCGCAGCTAA
- the LOC120773768 gene encoding TBC1 domain family member 4 isoform X2, which produces MKTRLVSLTYRGSASVDPRYSAAMLPWTINDIRSTESYSKLSVGIENGVLESYNSDFELQFSHPLKHIVGMCRIVHKQSNTKSAGNGFLQLKAFTSSGSAGSNANGLKSNGTGGALTTSTSYGSLSSSAALREREREREREQAALAAANGVDGGANEPVNGGNANNFMEFLGPITGLVYLMKDPRDPLLHIYLFECEAVEEMAELMHQMRDPAHTLGGSVGSIPQTFVANGSSNDLSMQRALTGNGIHATPATNLKLSEAVRNAQHDASPNIISSKMKSSKSYTHGLSNSAGTVHIPTSTSAQSNLSLLADISPNHTHFFEVMYVGKIRVSHKRVPFSFIDDALPKFKAYDAQRTRLMQLTATATASAATTAAASNRKLSLNVESSNVNAHANSSTVTFDLKAISLKESDAEESAAEMVEGASAETEAETSTETETEAEQQDAMPRKSMRESIAEEGVTQIVGDEQNTSNKSNKLPKRLLRGISQTELPVKKDIPKQRDRSASYGCIPPFVEQNRTMVFLVGRSDLRLISPDRKQVLLYKDFKDVASCAQGQKNPDHFGIICREVHNDGYIGYVFKCQSDHVCDDIVAAISQAFVTCAEQKKKEATQIFSCEHCPMLWYHKLCSDVEGLSEKKTQAMIFRRIESLTDDEQDMIWAKYYGSEKTSSPLSEQNQFLMMLLRAHCESRQQRHVHDTAENRSEFLNQYLGGSTIFMKAKRSLTNSFDHLLKRKASKDDIGIAHDLRDHQIREKSAEPHPVSRSGNETPPEGFRSRSNTIGSASPSKPNAEHLKSPMMDIFIKVGNSPKESEAHKASWRHAILNSVVTPSKGMDGDAQNEFMSPMRITKRIRGKRSREELRDLWKTAIRQTILLNRMETENAMLQARQNENELKRIKLDYEEIVPCDKQLIERWEQIIERDSMKIANKKDPKVLAQAIKCGVPRSKRGDVWTFLADQHSMNTAPVDTKKFPNFNTPYHTLLKNLTEHQHAIFIDLGRTFPNHKFYKDPLGVGQLSLFNLLKAYSILDPELGYCQGLGFICGILLLHCDEADAFQLLKHLMFRRQMRTKYLPDMKKFQLQLYQLSRLVKDHLPELYIWLDQNDVSPTLYAAPWILTVFSSQFPLGFVARVFDLLFLESSEVIFKFAIALLTVHKDELLARDNFEEIMDYLKTVVPKMEAHTMEKIMKLVFTLDVSKQLTEYNVEYNVLQEEISTANHHLEMLNREKTRNMHLEQQLQFAQSSIAQLEKTRSSQQTQITSLQTQVQSLELTIQTLGHFVTQLAEQNVELELPGDVRRILQQLDDLERQRRRPHFTERKIGKSVSVNSHLGFPLKVLEELNEREEHGSPQKKKEKTPFFEHTYEQLRQQRYAQQQQNAQTSPTTQQPRKLLNSASNSLDDNQYQTQTQQQRPNRLLDSADIQTKPTELKLPDQSEQPFDSANIRSPLEVDSGVGTPLSPPSTSSNSSSSGLSTGSSSGGSLFSRMGYRNTPTALSPLSSRQTLYGAGSVPATTTPGGKVVPAVAIIAPAEQSQTGAEMHPLSMVGEVNVRFNGTTQLKSIRPVHHMRPMATVAAGVAAAAATALQEQPSKTASEISSSNEAINTDAANGRS; this is translated from the exons CTATCCGTTGGCATCGAAAATGGTGTGCTCGAGTCATATAATTCCGATTTCGAATTACAATTCAGTCATCCGCTCAAGCATATTGTCGGCATGTGCCGCATCGTACACAAGcagagcaacacgaaaagcgcCGGCAACGGTTTCCTCCAGTTGAAAGCCTTCACCAGCAGCGGCAGCGCAGGTAGTAATGCGAATGGTTTGAAATCGAACGGCACAGGTGGTGCCTTAACCACCTCCACTTCGTATGGTTCGCTGTCCTCGAGCGCAGCACTGCGCGAACGGGAGCGCGAGCGTGAACGTGAACAGGCGGCATTGGCCGCTGCAAATGGCGTGGATGGTGGTGCTAATGAGCCAGTTAATGGCGGAAATGCGAATAATTTCATGGAATTTCTCGGTCCCATCACAGGCCTCGTGTACTTGATGAAGGATCCGCGTGACCCGTTATTGCATATTTATCTATTCGAATGTGAAGCGGTTGAGGAG ATGGCCGAGCTCATGCATCAAATGCGTGATCCTGCGCACACACTTGGCGGCTCTGTGGGCAGCATACCGCAGACCTTTGTCGCCAACGGCTCCAGCAATGACTTGTCCATGCAACGCGCACTCACCGGCAACGGCATACACGCCACACCGGCCACCAATCTCAAGCTCAGCGAAGCCGTACGCAATGCTCAACACGATGCTAGTCCCAATATTATTTCGTCTAAGATGAAATCGTCTAAATCGTATACGCATGGCTTGAGCAACTCAGCGGGCACC GTGCACATTCCGACATCTACCTCCGCGCAGAGTAATCTGTCATTGCTCGCCGATATCTCACCCAATCACACACACTTCTTCGAAGTCATGTATGTGGGCAAAATACGCGTCTCACACAAGCGCGTGCCCTTCTCATTCATCGATGACGCCCTGCCCAAGTTCAAGGCGTACGACGCGCAACGTACACGTCTCATGCAGTTGACCGCCACCGCCACGGCCAGCGCTGCAACAACGGCAGCAGCGTCTAATCGCAAACTCTCCTTGAATGTTGAGTCCAGCAATGTCAATGCGCACGCCAATAGTAGTACCGTAACGTTCGATCTGAAAGCCATTTCGCTCAAAGAGAGTGATGCTGAAGAGTCAGCGGCAGAAATGGTTGAGGGCGCGAGCGCAGAAACAGAAGCCGAAACATCGACGGAGACAGAAACGGAAGCTGAGCAGCAGGATGCGATGCCACGCAAGTCGATGAGAGAAAGCATTGCAGAGGAAGGCGTTACACAAATCGTTGGGGATGAGCAGAACACATCAAATAAATCGAATAAATTACCAAAGCGATTATTGCGCGGCATTAGTCAGACTGAACTTCCTGTGAAAAAAGA CATACCCAAGCAACGCGATCGCTCCGCCTCGTACGGTTGTATTCCTCCATTTGTAGAGCAGAATCGTACCATGGTCTTTCTGGTGGGCCGGTCTGATTTGCGGCTCATCTCGCCAGATCGCAAGCAAGTGTTGCTATACAAGGACTTCAAGGATGTGGCCAGCTGCGCGCAGGGACAAAAGAATCCCGATCATTTCGGCATCATCTGTCGTGAGGTGCATAATGATGGCTACATAGGTTATGTCTTTAAATGTCAGTCGGATCATGTGTGCGACGATATAGTGGCGGCCATTTCGCAAGCTTTCGTCACTTGCGCAGAACAAAAGAAAAAGGAAGCCACACAGATCTTCTCGTGTGAACACTGTCCCATGTTGTGGTATCACAAACTCTGTAGCGACGTTGAAGGTTTGAGTGAGAAGAAAACACAAGCGATGATATTCCGTCGCATAGAGTCGCTTACCGACGATGAGCAGGACATGATTTGGGCCAAGTACTATGGTTCGGAGAAGACCAGCTCACCGCTGTCGGAGCAAAATCAATTCTTGATGATGCTCTTACGTGCGCATTGTGAGTCACGTCAGCAAAGGCATGTGCACGACACTGCTGAGAATCGTTCAGAGTTCTTGAATCAATACTTGGGTGGTAGTACGATTTTCATGAAAGCCAAACGTTCGCTCACCAATTCATTTGATCATCTGTTGAAACGTAAAGCATCCAAGGATGACATTGGCATAGCGCATGATTTGCGCGATCATCAGATACGTGAGAAATCGGCCGAGCCGCATCCGGTTAGTCGTAGTGGCAATGAGACACCACCGGAGGGTTTCCGCTCCCGTTCGAACACGATTGGTAGCGCAAGTCCGAGCAAACCCAATGCAGAGCACTTGAAGAGTCCCATGATGGATAT TTTCATTAAAGTTGGCAACAGTCCCAAGGAATCTGAAGCACATAAAGCTTCATGGCGTCACGCCATTTTAAACAGCGTGGTAACACCATCAAAGGGTATGGATGGCGATGCGCAGAATGAATTTATGTCACCAATGAGAATTACAA AACGCATACGCGGCAAACGGTCGCGTGAGGAGCTTCGCGATCTCTGGAAGACCGCCATACGTCAGACCATACTGTTGAATCGCATGGAAACCGAGAATGCTATGTTACAGGCTCGtcaaaatgaaaatgagctCAAACGCATCAAACTCGACTATGAAGAAATCGTGCCATGCGACAAACAGCTGATCGAGCGTTGGGAGCAGATCATTGAACGTGACTCCATGAAAATCGCCAATAAGAAGGATCCCAAAGTGCTAGCACAAGCCATTAAATGTGGTGTGCCACGTTCGAAACGTGGTGATGTTTGGACCTTCCTCGCCGATCAGCATTCCATGAATACAGCACCAGTGGATACAAAGAAATTCCCCAATTTCAATACGCCCTATCATACTTTGCTGAAAAATCTCACCGAACATCAGCATGCCATCTTTATTGATCTGGGACGCACCTTCCCTAATCATAAATTCTACAAAGATCCATTAGGTGTAGGACAATTGTCGCTGTTCAATTTGCTGAAAGCCTACTCCATACTCGATCCAGAGCTGGGCTACTGTCAAGGTTTGGGTTTCATATGCggcatattgttgttgcat tgCGATGAGGCGGACGCTTTTCAATTGCTCAAACATCTCATGTTTCGTCGTCAGATGCGCACGAAATATTTGCCGGATATGAAGAAATTCCAGTTGCAGTTGTATCAACTATCACGACTCGTCAAAGATCACTTGCCTGAATTATACATTTGGCTCGATCAGAATGACGTGTCGCCCACTCTGTATGCCGCACCCTGGATTCTAACTGTATTCAGCTCACAATTTCCGCTGGGTTTCGTGGCACGCGTTTTCGATTTGCTTTTCCTCGAGTCATCGGAGGTGATTTTCAAATTCGCCATCGCTCTGCTGACGGTGCACAAGGACGAGTTGCTGGCCCGCGACAACTTTGAGGAAATTATGGATTATCTAAAAACGGTTGTGCCGAAAATGGAAGCTCACACAATggagaaaataatgaaattg GTATTCACTTTGGACGTCAGCAAGCAGCTGACCGAATATAATGTGGAATACAATGTATTACAAGAAGAGATCTCAACAGCAAATCACCACTTGGAGATGTTGAACAGAGAGAAAACACGTAATATGCATCTCGAACAGCAACTACAG TTTGCTCAATCGTCGATCGCCCAGTTGGAGAAGACACGCTCCTCTCAGCAAACGCAAATCACCTCGCTGCAAACACAAGTACAATCGCTGGAGTTGACCATACAAACGCTGGGTCACTTTGTCACTCAATTGGCCGAACAAAATGTCGAGCTCGAATTGCCCGGTGATGTGCGACGCATACTGCAACAGCTGGACGATTTGGAGCGTCAGCGGCGCCGACCACACTTCACTGAACGCAAAATTGGCAAATCCGTGTCGGTCAATAGTCATTTGGGGTTTCCACTAAAAGTGTTAGAAGAGTTGAACGAAAGAGAAGAACATGGTTCGCCACAAAAGAAGAAGGAGAAGACACCTTTTTTTGAGCACACCTACGAACAATTGCGACAACAACGCTatgcacaacagcaacaaaacgcTCAAACTTCACCAACAACACAACAGCCACGAAAGTTATTAAATAGCGCCAGCAATTCGCTGGACGACAACCAATACCAAACACAAACGCAACAGCAACGGCCAAATCGCCTACTTGACTCAGCAGACATACAAACGAAGCCCACAGAACTCAAGTTGCCCGATCAGTCGGAGCAGCCATTCGATAGCGCCAACATTCGCAGCCCACTTGAGGTGGACAGCGGCGTGGGCACACCACTTAGCCCGCCCAGCACGAGCAGCAACAGTAGTAGCAGCGGCCTCAGTACAGGCTCCAGCAGTGGTGGCAGTCTCTTCAGTCGTATGGGTTACAGAAATACACCAACGGCACTGTCACCGTTAAGTAGTCGGCAGACTTTGTATGGCGCCGGCAGTGTgccggcaacaacaacacctgGTGGCAAAGTCGTGCCAGCTGTCGCGATTATTGCACCCGCCGAGCAATCACAAACCGGTGCAGAAATGCATCCGCTAAGTATGGTTGGTGAGGTGAATGTGCGTTTTAACGGTACCACACAGCTCAAATCGATACGACCCGTACATCATATGCGTCCGATGGCCACTGTGGCAGCGGGTGTCGCGGCAGCGGCTGCAACGGCGCTGCAAGAGCAACCGTCAAAGACGGCCAGCGAGATCAGCAGCAGCAATGAGGCAATAAATACTGATGCGGCTAATGGTCGCAGCTAA